The proteins below come from a single Elgaria multicarinata webbii isolate HBS135686 ecotype San Diego chromosome 11, rElgMul1.1.pri, whole genome shotgun sequence genomic window:
- the SNX11 gene encoding sorting nexin-11 isoform X1, which translates to MLEHQEQEELTTVRVQDPRVQNEGSWNSYVDYKIFLHTNSKAFTAKTSCVRRRYREFVWLKKRLQKNAGLVPVPELPGKSTFFAGSTDEFIEKRRQGLQQFLEKVLQNVVLLSDSQLHLFLQSQLSVPEIEACVQGRGPLSVTDAILHYAMSNCGWVQEEDNHSVWLARGDFSSRAGPTIRQSEEVASGGRCWETAARCWKRELYATRPALHPRSEPAALSAPSFDGRSHLAQCSVEPLPHWSDVSMEDSQLESPDSEGDEQPPTGLLQGSSVASTDLVKEP; encoded by the exons ATGTTAGAACATCAAGAACAAGAG GAGCTAACCACCGTGCGTGTCCAAGATCCTCGTGTACAGAACGAGGGCTCCTGGAACTCTTACGTCGACTACAAAATATTTCTTCAT ACCAACAGCAAAGCCTTCACAGCCAAGACATCCTGCGTGCGCAGACGGTACCGTGAGTTTGTGTGGCTGAAGAAACGGCTCCAAAAAAACGCTGGCTTAGT GCCTGTTCCAGAGCTGCCAGGGAAATCCACTTTCTTTGCAGGCAGCACTGATGAATTCATCGAGAAGCGCAGACAAGGACTTCAACAGTTCCTGGAGAA GGTCTTGCAGAacgttgtactcctttcggacagccagctccacctcttcctccagaGCCAGCTCTCTGTGCCGGAGATAGAAGCATGTGTCCAGGGCCGGGGCCCTCTGAGTGTCACAGATGCCATTCTCCACTACGCCATGTCTAACTGCGgctgggtgcaggaggaggacaaCCATTCCGTTTGGCTGGCCAGAGGGGACTTCAGCAGCAG ggccggccctacgattagacagagtgaggaagtcgcctcaggcggcagatgctgggagacagcagcaaggtgttggaagagagAGCTGTATGCCACccggcctgccctgcacccccgaAGTGAGCCTGcggccctcag TGCACCAAGCTTTGACGGACGGAGCCATCTTGCCCAATGCTCtgtggaacccctcccccactggagTGATGTCAGCATGGAAGACAGCCAACTGGAGAGTCCTGATTCTGAGGGAGATGAGCAGCCGCCAACAGGGCTGCTGCAGGGCAGCTCTGTGGCATCCACTGACCTTGTCAAGGAACCATGA
- the SNX11 gene encoding sorting nexin-11 isoform X2, translated as MLEHQEQEELTTVRVQDPRVQNEGSWNSYVDYKIFLHTNSKAFTAKTSCVRRRYREFVWLKKRLQKNAGLVPVPELPGKSTFFAGSTDEFIEKRRQGLQQFLEKVLQNVVLLSDSQLHLFLQSQLSVPEIEACVQGRGPLSVTDAILHYAMSNCGWVQEEDNHSVWLARGDFSSSAPSFDGRSHLAQCSVEPLPHWSDVSMEDSQLESPDSEGDEQPPTGLLQGSSVASTDLVKEP; from the exons ATGTTAGAACATCAAGAACAAGAG GAGCTAACCACCGTGCGTGTCCAAGATCCTCGTGTACAGAACGAGGGCTCCTGGAACTCTTACGTCGACTACAAAATATTTCTTCAT ACCAACAGCAAAGCCTTCACAGCCAAGACATCCTGCGTGCGCAGACGGTACCGTGAGTTTGTGTGGCTGAAGAAACGGCTCCAAAAAAACGCTGGCTTAGT GCCTGTTCCAGAGCTGCCAGGGAAATCCACTTTCTTTGCAGGCAGCACTGATGAATTCATCGAGAAGCGCAGACAAGGACTTCAACAGTTCCTGGAGAA GGTCTTGCAGAacgttgtactcctttcggacagccagctccacctcttcctccagaGCCAGCTCTCTGTGCCGGAGATAGAAGCATGTGTCCAGGGCCGGGGCCCTCTGAGTGTCACAGATGCCATTCTCCACTACGCCATGTCTAACTGCGgctgggtgcaggaggaggacaaCCATTCCGTTTGGCTGGCCAGAGGGGACTTCAGCAGCAG TGCACCAAGCTTTGACGGACGGAGCCATCTTGCCCAATGCTCtgtggaacccctcccccactggagTGATGTCAGCATGGAAGACAGCCAACTGGAGAGTCCTGATTCTGAGGGAGATGAGCAGCCGCCAACAGGGCTGCTGCAGGGCAGCTCTGTGGCATCCACTGACCTTGTCAAGGAACCATGA